In Streptomyces sp. NBC_01707, a genomic segment contains:
- a CDS encoding GNAT family N-acetyltransferase — MSDLHIRCADLSDIDAVLHFWSEAAEGTSISDDHDGVARLISRDPEALLLAERDGLLAGTVIAGFDGWRCSAYRLAVHPDCRRQGIATALLAAAEQRFIDLGGRRVDAMVLEANERAHHAWAAAGYHREDHWRRWVKPL, encoded by the coding sequence ATGAGTGATCTCCACATTCGTTGCGCCGACCTCTCGGACATCGACGCCGTGCTGCACTTCTGGAGCGAAGCCGCAGAAGGAACCAGCATCAGCGACGACCACGACGGGGTGGCCCGGCTCATCTCAAGAGACCCCGAAGCCCTGCTCCTCGCCGAGCGTGACGGTCTCCTCGCGGGAACCGTCATAGCCGGATTCGACGGTTGGCGATGCTCCGCCTACCGGCTGGCCGTACACCCGGACTGCCGTCGGCAAGGCATCGCCACCGCCTTGCTGGCAGCAGCGGAACAACGATTCATCGACCTGGGCGGGCGACGGGTCGACGCCATGGTCCTGGAAGCCAACGAGCGGGCGCACCACGCTTGGGCTGCCGCCGGTTACCACCGCGAGGATCACTGGCGACGCTGGGTGAAACCGCTGTAG
- the ligD gene encoding non-homologous end-joining DNA ligase, with product MAPNRGRAPFAPPSIAPMLAVPGPLPVHDEDWAFEAKWDGARCVLTGAGDGTVRLTSRAGNDITVTYPELQALGGILRGRGVVLDGEVVVLDTEGRPDFGLLQRRMGVVNARHATRLAQRTPVQLVVFDVMFLDGRSLLNSSYLERRQVLSGLGLAGPHWSAPGYVRGHGARTWEAVVRERLEGVVAKRLSSPYTPGVRSPNWRKTKRVETLDVVIGGWTRRRGAAGEVPGAVLVGVDAPDGLRYAGSVGSGMSERELGELAAYLAVLARPTSPFADPVRVADAHWVEPRLVAEVTASEWTTAGRLRHPVWQRLRPDLTRLD from the coding sequence ATGGCACCGAACCGCGGGCGCGCCCCTTTCGCGCCTCCGTCGATCGCACCGATGCTGGCCGTGCCGGGGCCGCTGCCGGTGCACGACGAGGATTGGGCGTTCGAGGCCAAATGGGACGGTGCCCGCTGCGTCCTGACCGGTGCAGGCGACGGAACCGTGCGGCTGACCTCCCGGGCGGGCAACGACATCACCGTGACCTATCCCGAACTGCAGGCGCTGGGCGGGATCCTGCGTGGGCGGGGTGTCGTCCTCGACGGTGAGGTCGTGGTCCTGGACACCGAGGGGCGGCCCGACTTCGGGTTGCTCCAGCGCCGGATGGGGGTGGTGAACGCACGCCACGCCACTCGCCTGGCACAGCGGACACCCGTCCAGCTCGTGGTCTTCGACGTGATGTTCCTGGACGGCCGCTCGCTGCTCAATTCCTCCTACCTCGAGCGACGTCAGGTCCTGTCGGGGCTGGGGCTGGCCGGTCCGCACTGGTCGGCGCCCGGATACGTGCGCGGACACGGTGCCCGGACGTGGGAAGCCGTGGTGCGCGAGCGCCTGGAAGGCGTGGTCGCCAAGAGGCTTTCCTCGCCGTACACGCCGGGGGTCCGCTCGCCGAACTGGCGCAAGACCAAGAGGGTCGAGACCTTGGACGTGGTCATCGGCGGCTGGACACGGAGGAGAGGCGCGGCCGGGGAGGTGCCGGGCGCGGTGCTGGTCGGCGTGGACGCGCCGGACGGCCTGCGCTACGCGGGTTCGGTGGGGTCGGGGATGTCCGAGCGTGAGCTGGGCGAACTGGCCGCCTATCTGGCGGTCCTCGCGCGCCCGACGTCTCCGTTCGCCGACCCGGTCCGGGTGGCGGACGCGCACTGGGTCGAGCCGCGACTGGTCGCGGAGGTCACCGCCTCGGAGTGGACCACGGCCGGCCGCCTGCGCCATCCGGTCTGGCAACGGCTACGGCCGGACCTGACCCGGCTGGACTGA
- the bioD gene encoding dethiobiotin synthase: MPVLVVSGTGTEIGKTVVTAAVAAVAVAAGRSVAVLKPAQTGVAPGEPGDVFEVRRLAGEAVTGVELARFPEPLAPDTAARRAGMAPVHPEQIAAAAEKLATEHDLVLVEGAGGLLVRFDEEGATLADAARLLAAPVLVVTSAGLGTLNTTALTSEALRARGLGCLGVVVGSMPAEPDLAARCNLSDLPVVAGAPLVGVVPAGAGALTPADFRTRATSWLAAELGGIRTAH, from the coding sequence ATGCCGGTACTGGTAGTGAGCGGCACGGGTACGGAGATCGGTAAGACGGTCGTGACGGCGGCGGTGGCCGCTGTGGCGGTCGCCGCCGGACGTTCGGTGGCCGTGCTCAAGCCGGCCCAGACGGGTGTCGCGCCGGGGGAACCGGGCGATGTCTTCGAGGTGCGCCGGCTGGCGGGCGAAGCGGTCACCGGCGTCGAACTGGCTCGGTTCCCCGAGCCGTTGGCGCCGGACACGGCGGCCCGGCGGGCGGGCATGGCTCCCGTGCATCCGGAACAGATCGCGGCAGCGGCCGAGAAACTCGCGACCGAGCACGATCTGGTGCTGGTCGAGGGGGCGGGCGGGCTGCTCGTACGGTTCGACGAGGAAGGCGCCACTCTCGCGGACGCGGCCCGGCTGCTGGCCGCCCCGGTTCTGGTCGTGACGTCTGCCGGACTCGGCACACTCAACACGACCGCGCTCACCTCGGAGGCCCTGCGGGCACGGGGGCTCGGGTGCCTCGGGGTGGTGGTGGGCAGCATGCCCGCCGAGCCGGACCTGGCCGCGCGCTGCAATCTCAGTGATCTTCCGGTGGTGGCGGGTGCGCCGCTGGTGGGCGTGGTGCCCGCCGGGGCGGGGGCGCTGACGCCGGCCGACTTCCGTACCCGGGCCACGAGTTGGCTGGCGGCGGAGCTGGGCGGGATCCGGACCGCTCACTGA
- a CDS encoding class I SAM-dependent methyltransferase, with the protein MRLRSTKIPKDAVHHPVFARVYARMSVAAETRSGMAAIRADLLTGLSGRIIEIGAGNGLNFAHYPPAVSEVVAIEPEWCLRQLALRSALRAGMPVDVVPAAAEALPVKSEAFDGAVASLVLCSVRNVERSLAEILRVLRPGGELRFFEHVRADDRAMATTQRALDRTVWPMVCGGCHTSRDTLAAIERAGFVVEEYRRVRMPKRGIRLPTSACVLGVARRTTAVD; encoded by the coding sequence ATGCGCCTGCGGAGCACGAAGATCCCGAAGGACGCGGTGCACCATCCGGTCTTCGCCCGGGTCTATGCCCGCATGAGCGTGGCCGCCGAGACCCGATCCGGCATGGCGGCGATCCGCGCGGATCTGCTCACGGGTCTGTCGGGACGCATCATCGAGATCGGCGCGGGGAACGGCCTGAACTTCGCCCACTACCCGCCGGCCGTGTCCGAAGTGGTGGCGATCGAACCGGAGTGGTGCCTGCGGCAGTTGGCGCTGCGGTCCGCGCTGCGTGCCGGTATGCCGGTGGATGTCGTGCCGGCCGCCGCGGAGGCCCTGCCGGTGAAGAGCGAGGCGTTCGACGGGGCCGTCGCGTCACTCGTGCTGTGCAGCGTACGGAACGTGGAACGCTCGCTCGCGGAGATCCTCCGGGTGCTGCGCCCCGGCGGGGAGCTGCGTTTCTTCGAGCACGTACGGGCCGACGACCGCGCCATGGCGACGACCCAGCGGGCACTGGACCGGACGGTGTGGCCGATGGTGTGCGGTGGGTGTCACACATCGCGGGACACGCTCGCCGCGATCGAGAGGGCCGGGTTCGTGGTGGAGGAGTACCGCAGGGTCAGGATGCCGAAGAGGGGGATCCGGCTCCCCACCTCCGCGTGCGTGCTGGGCGTGGCCCGCCGGACGACCGCGGTGGACTGA